One window of Solwaraspora sp. WMMA2056 genomic DNA carries:
- a CDS encoding ATP-dependent DNA helicase codes for MTQQSLFAATPSPRRRADAGPRYTPQELSRLLKLPPPTPEQAAIIAAPVEPLLVVAGAGSGKTETMAARVVWLVANDQVRPEQVLGLTFTRKAAGELAHRIRTRLGQLVRQLGRQGRRPEEDPLSGEPVVATYHSYAARVVTEHGLRAGFEPSARLLTEASRWQIVDFLVRNYDGDMSEVDRAPGTVTDAVLALAGELAEHLVTPDQLAGWTGRFFAEVQSRPGRVYADVRRSLTIQQIRLRLLPLVRAYQQRKADFEAMDFGDQMSRAAQVARDHPAVGELERDRYRVVLLDEYQDTSHAQVVMLRSLFGGGHPVVAVGDPCQSIYGWRGASAGTLDRFPGEFARVDGTPARALTLTTSWRNRPEILSVANELSGPLRSAGARVAALAAAAKVDPPIPGRTARGAPAATVHCALLDTVLDEAEWIADGMLAAWRGAAGADPGRGDEIPVESRPTSAVLVRVRSQIPAIEAALRARGLPVEVVGLGGLLDTPEVRDVVSTLRVLADPTDGAALLRLLTGARWRIGPRDLVALHRRARAIADARRQLPRSGTAEPEIVVDHLDEASLVEALADPGPAQLYSAEGYARLRAYGRELALLRQRLDQSLPDLIADVERTTGLDVEVAVRAGGAGGGDAGLARGHLDALGDVAARFAGESDTATLSAFLAFLAAAEDEERGLSPGEVDVVSGAVQILTAHAAKGLEWDVVAVAGLTRDVWPGSVRGADHYLYGLGVLPFPLRGDADGLPVLDLDDAEDQKAVEREFTEFGKRWREHDEREERRLAYVAVTRPRRLLLCSGYWWGAGVKRHRGPSAFLRQIHDDCLAGAGVVDHWAAEPLPGATNPVDEVTVRAEWPADPLGALRPRIAEAAGLVRQAMDRAADHPVAAAGAHQPAADAAADAAVADGWWREARILLAERDQLAHGVGPVDVPLPEQLSVSQLVALRRDRFALARTLRRPLPNRPDPHARRGTAFHAWLEQRFGADRLLDVDELPGAADADAAGDEALQELQERFLASEWADRVPVEVEVPFATVIAGVVVRGRMDAVFAGPAGRYDVVDWKTGRRPTGVAETAATVQLAAYRMAWADLAGVPVEQVRAAFHYVRDGVTVRPADLLDRAGLAALIGELPMLGETPDP; via the coding sequence ATGACCCAGCAGTCGCTCTTCGCCGCCACCCCGTCGCCGCGTCGTCGGGCCGACGCCGGGCCCCGCTACACCCCGCAGGAGCTGTCCCGGCTGCTGAAGCTGCCGCCGCCGACGCCGGAGCAGGCGGCGATCATCGCTGCCCCGGTGGAGCCGCTGCTGGTGGTCGCCGGTGCCGGGTCCGGCAAGACCGAGACGATGGCCGCCCGGGTGGTCTGGCTGGTCGCCAACGACCAGGTACGCCCGGAGCAGGTGCTCGGTCTGACGTTCACCCGTAAGGCGGCCGGGGAGCTGGCCCACCGGATCCGTACCCGGCTCGGGCAGCTGGTCCGCCAGCTCGGCCGGCAGGGTCGCCGGCCGGAGGAGGATCCGCTGTCCGGCGAGCCGGTGGTGGCCACCTACCACTCGTACGCGGCCCGGGTGGTCACCGAGCACGGGCTGCGCGCCGGCTTCGAGCCGTCGGCCCGGCTGCTGACCGAGGCGTCCCGTTGGCAGATCGTCGACTTCCTGGTCCGCAACTACGACGGTGACATGTCCGAGGTGGACCGGGCGCCGGGTACGGTCACCGACGCCGTCCTCGCCCTCGCCGGCGAGTTGGCCGAGCACCTGGTCACCCCGGACCAGCTGGCCGGCTGGACCGGCCGGTTCTTCGCCGAGGTGCAGTCGCGGCCGGGTCGGGTCTACGCCGACGTGCGCCGGTCGTTGACCATCCAGCAGATCCGGCTGCGGCTGCTACCGCTGGTCCGGGCGTACCAGCAGCGCAAGGCCGATTTCGAGGCGATGGACTTCGGCGACCAGATGTCGCGGGCGGCGCAGGTGGCCCGGGACCATCCGGCCGTGGGCGAGCTGGAACGCGACCGCTACCGGGTGGTGCTGCTCGACGAGTACCAGGACACCAGCCACGCCCAGGTGGTGATGCTGCGGTCGCTGTTCGGCGGCGGGCATCCGGTGGTCGCCGTCGGTGACCCGTGCCAGTCGATCTACGGCTGGCGGGGGGCGAGCGCCGGCACCCTGGACCGCTTCCCGGGCGAGTTCGCCCGGGTCGACGGTACCCCGGCCCGGGCGCTGACGTTGACCACGAGTTGGCGTAACCGGCCGGAGATCCTCAGCGTCGCCAACGAGCTGTCCGGCCCGCTGCGCTCGGCGGGGGCGCGGGTGGCGGCGTTGGCGGCCGCCGCGAAGGTCGACCCGCCGATCCCGGGCCGCACCGCGCGTGGCGCGCCGGCGGCGACGGTGCACTGCGCGCTGCTGGACACGGTGCTCGACGAGGCGGAGTGGATCGCCGACGGGATGTTGGCGGCCTGGCGGGGGGCGGCCGGCGCGGATCCGGGCCGAGGTGACGAGATCCCGGTCGAGTCCCGCCCGACCAGCGCGGTCCTGGTCCGGGTGCGCAGTCAGATCCCGGCGATCGAGGCGGCGCTGCGGGCCCGTGGGCTGCCGGTCGAGGTGGTCGGTCTCGGCGGCCTGCTGGACACCCCGGAGGTCCGTGACGTCGTCAGTACGCTGCGCGTGCTGGCCGATCCGACCGACGGCGCGGCCCTGCTGCGGCTGCTCACCGGTGCCCGGTGGCGGATCGGTCCCCGGGACCTGGTGGCCCTGCACCGGCGGGCGCGGGCGATCGCCGACGCCCGCCGGCAGCTGCCCCGTTCGGGCACCGCCGAGCCGGAGATCGTCGTCGACCACCTGGACGAGGCGAGCCTGGTGGAGGCGTTGGCCGATCCGGGGCCGGCCCAGCTCTACTCGGCGGAGGGCTACGCCCGGCTGCGCGCGTACGGCCGGGAGCTGGCCCTGCTGCGGCAACGCCTGGACCAGTCGCTGCCGGATCTGATCGCGGACGTGGAGCGGACCACCGGCCTGGACGTGGAGGTGGCGGTCCGGGCCGGCGGGGCCGGCGGTGGGGACGCCGGCCTGGCCCGGGGGCATCTGGACGCGCTCGGTGACGTCGCGGCCCGGTTCGCCGGCGAGTCGGACACGGCGACCCTGTCGGCGTTCCTGGCGTTCCTGGCCGCCGCCGAGGACGAGGAGCGTGGGCTCAGCCCGGGTGAGGTCGACGTGGTCTCCGGTGCGGTGCAGATCCTCACCGCGCACGCCGCCAAGGGCCTGGAGTGGGACGTGGTGGCGGTCGCCGGGTTGACCCGCGACGTCTGGCCGGGGTCGGTGCGCGGCGCCGACCACTACCTGTACGGCCTGGGCGTGCTGCCGTTCCCGCTGCGCGGTGACGCCGACGGCCTGCCGGTGCTCGACCTCGACGACGCTGAGGACCAGAAGGCGGTGGAGCGCGAGTTCACCGAGTTCGGCAAGCGCTGGCGTGAGCACGACGAGCGGGAGGAGCGGCGGCTGGCGTACGTGGCGGTGACCCGTCCTCGTCGGCTGCTGCTCTGCTCCGGCTACTGGTGGGGGGCCGGGGTGAAGCGGCACCGGGGGCCGTCGGCGTTCCTGCGGCAGATCCACGACGACTGCCTGGCCGGGGCCGGAGTGGTGGACCACTGGGCGGCGGAGCCGCTGCCGGGGGCGACGAACCCGGTCGACGAGGTGACCGTACGGGCCGAGTGGCCGGCGGATCCGCTGGGTGCGCTGCGGCCGCGCATCGCCGAGGCCGCCGGGCTGGTCCGGCAGGCGATGGACCGGGCGGCGGACCACCCGGTTGCCGCCGCCGGGGCGCACCAGCCGGCCGCCGATGCCGCCGCCGATGCCGCCGTCGCCGACGGCTGGTGGCGGGAGGCGCGGATCCTGCTCGCCGAACGCGACCAGTTGGCCCACGGCGTCGGGCCGGTCGACGTACCGCTGCCGGAGCAGTTGTCGGTGTCGCAGCTGGTCGCGCTGCGCCGGGACCGGTTCGCCCTGGCCCGTACGCTGCGCCGGCCGCTGCCGAACCGGCCGGACCCGCACGCTCGCCGGGGCACCGCCTTCCACGCCTGGTTGGAGCAGCGGTTCGGGGCCGACCGGCTGCTCGACGTTGACGAGTTGCCGGGCGCGGCCGACGCCGACGCCGCGGGGGACGAGGCGTTGCAGGAGCTGCAGGAGCGCTTCCTGGCCAGCGAGTGGGCCGACCGGGTGCCGGTCGAGGTGGAGGTCCCGTTCGCCACGGTGATCGCCGGGGTGGTGGTGCGGGGTCGGATGGACGCCGTCTTCGCCGGCCCGGCCGGCCGGTACGACGTGGTGGACTGGAAGACCGGTCGCCGGCCGACCGGGGTGGCCGAGACCGCCGCCACGGTGCAGCTCGCCGCGTACCGGATGGCCTGGGCGGATCTGGCCGGGGTGCCGGTGGAGCAGGTCCGGGCCGCGTTCCACTACGTCCGCGACGGGGTCACCGTGCGTCCGGCGGACCTGCTGGACCGGGCCGGCCTGGCCGCACTGATCGGTGAGTTGCCAATGCTGGGTGAAACGCCGGATCCGTGA
- a CDS encoding ATP-dependent DNA helicase has product MSGVQAYRLVRRPAPAAPARLDDPAQQTVVAHTDGPLLVVGGPGTGKTSTLVAAVAARVAEGTDPERILVLTFNRRAAVALRRRIEAAVAGGSRRVLHEPLVRTFPGYAFGLLRRAAAERGEPSPRLLTGPEQDLIIRELLDVAGPQPGEATTTATGTVTGTAEPPPGDELGDPVGWPADLRAALPTRAFATQLRDLLQRATERGVGPVELARLGERLGRADWPAAARFLRQYVAVLALRDVSNRGSIGYDHAELVRAAAGLLVDDPQLLESERRRLAFVYVDELADTDPAQVELLQLIAGGGRPLVAFADPDSSTYAFRGADPGIVPAFGLRLRTASGAPARQIVLPVCYRADPALLAVTRRVARRLRGPAGHRDLRPPAPPTEAEPVQAEPTEAEPAQAEPTEAEPLQAAPPTAGSAATDHAQVRVFRSATSEASYLAHALRVAHLVDGVPWSRMAVIVRSTTLQLPPLQRALHITGVPTVVHAEDLPLHRQPAVAPLLLLLRCALEPARLDEEAAVALLHSPLGGADPLAERRLRQGLRALALAAGDRRPSGELLVDALRDPAELAAIERRWAAPAQAVASLLATARETAARPGSTVEDVLWAVWQASGLADRWFGAIVRGRTQGGPAGAVPAGGVSDTGARWRAAAADRDLDAVMALFDTAARFVDRLPGARTEVFLDHVLGQQLPADTLAPAGDRGEAVRLLTAHAAKGLEWDVVAVAGVQEGVWPDLRLRGSLLGSERLVDVLSGRSDGAGLSASLVAQTSALLDEERRLFYVAVTRARRRLLVTAVASAGVGGLDHEEQPSRFLHELGVSAVDADGEEPATLPVGRPPRSLTLPALVAELRTVVTDQAAAPARRHEAAAVLGRLAVAGVPGAHPDDWWGLRPLSDDRPLVDDGEPVRVTPSTMESALRCSLRWLLERHGGRGEPSAAAGVGNLVHAAAMLAEDASVDRAKLLEYVAARFDAIDLAARWMAGPELARAEGMVDKLLRWLAGNPRRLLAIEHEFTVRLDDPTRPVELTGRVDRLEVDADGRLVVIDLKTGKSTAVTAAELAEHPQLGAYQAAVEAGAFVEYGDDSGGAALVQLGTPVKEAKEQQQEPLADTDDAGWATAMVRRTAQTMAASTFSAVANSSCRVCPVKTSCPVSGKGRQVVEPPSAGPPPGGPPPAGPSEERG; this is encoded by the coding sequence ATGAGCGGCGTGCAGGCGTACCGGCTGGTCCGTCGGCCGGCCCCGGCCGCGCCGGCGCGCCTCGACGACCCCGCGCAGCAGACCGTGGTCGCGCACACCGACGGTCCGCTGCTGGTGGTCGGCGGGCCGGGCACCGGCAAGACGTCCACCTTGGTGGCAGCGGTCGCCGCCCGGGTCGCCGAAGGGACCGACCCGGAACGGATCCTGGTGCTCACCTTCAACCGGCGGGCGGCCGTGGCGTTGCGGCGGCGGATCGAGGCGGCCGTCGCCGGCGGGTCGCGGCGGGTGCTGCACGAACCGCTGGTACGCACGTTTCCCGGCTACGCGTTCGGCCTGTTGCGCCGGGCCGCCGCCGAGCGGGGTGAGCCCTCGCCCCGGCTGCTCACCGGCCCCGAGCAGGATCTGATCATCCGGGAGCTGCTGGACGTCGCCGGCCCGCAGCCGGGCGAGGCCACCACGACCGCCACCGGGACCGTCACCGGGACCGCCGAGCCGCCACCGGGCGACGAGTTGGGTGACCCGGTGGGCTGGCCGGCGGACCTGCGGGCGGCGTTGCCGACCCGGGCGTTCGCCACCCAGCTGCGTGACCTGTTGCAGCGGGCGACCGAACGGGGGGTCGGGCCGGTCGAGCTGGCCCGCCTCGGCGAGCGGCTGGGCCGGGCGGACTGGCCGGCGGCCGCCCGCTTCCTGCGCCAGTACGTCGCCGTACTGGCGTTGCGTGACGTCAGCAACCGGGGCTCGATCGGTTACGACCACGCCGAGCTGGTCCGGGCCGCCGCCGGGCTGCTGGTCGACGACCCGCAGCTGCTGGAGTCGGAGCGCCGTCGGCTCGCCTTCGTCTACGTCGACGAGCTGGCCGACACCGATCCTGCCCAGGTGGAGCTGCTGCAGCTGATCGCCGGCGGTGGCCGACCGCTGGTGGCGTTCGCCGACCCGGACTCCTCGACGTACGCGTTCCGGGGCGCCGATCCGGGCATCGTGCCGGCGTTCGGGTTGCGGCTGCGGACCGCGTCGGGCGCGCCGGCCCGGCAGATCGTGCTGCCGGTCTGCTACCGGGCCGACCCGGCGTTGCTGGCGGTGACGCGTCGGGTGGCCCGCCGGCTGCGGGGTCCGGCCGGCCACCGTGACCTGCGACCGCCAGCCCCGCCGACCGAGGCCGAGCCGGTCCAAGCGGAGCCGACCGAGGCCGAGCCGGCCCAGGCGGAGCCGACCGAGGCCGAGCCGCTCCAGGCCGCCCCTCCGACAGCCGGGTCGGCGGCGACCGACCACGCCCAGGTACGGGTGTTCCGGTCGGCGACCAGCGAGGCCAGCTACCTGGCCCACGCGCTGCGGGTGGCACACCTCGTCGACGGGGTGCCCTGGTCGCGGATGGCGGTGATCGTCCGGTCCACCACGTTGCAACTGCCGCCGCTGCAACGGGCCCTGCACATCACCGGCGTACCGACCGTGGTGCACGCCGAGGACCTGCCGCTGCACCGGCAACCGGCGGTGGCGCCGCTGCTGCTGTTGCTGCGCTGCGCCCTGGAGCCGGCCCGGCTCGACGAGGAGGCGGCGGTGGCGTTGCTGCACTCCCCGCTGGGCGGGGCGGATCCGCTGGCCGAGCGGCGACTGCGGCAGGGGCTGCGGGCGTTGGCGCTGGCCGCCGGCGACCGGCGCCCCTCCGGTGAGCTGCTGGTCGACGCGTTGCGGGATCCGGCGGAGCTGGCGGCGATCGAACGCCGCTGGGCGGCCCCGGCGCAGGCGGTCGCCTCGCTGCTGGCCACCGCCCGGGAGACCGCCGCCCGGCCGGGGTCGACCGTCGAGGACGTGCTCTGGGCGGTGTGGCAGGCCAGTGGGCTGGCCGACCGCTGGTTCGGCGCGATCGTGCGGGGCCGGACCCAGGGCGGGCCGGCGGGTGCCGTACCGGCCGGAGGGGTGAGCGACACCGGGGCGCGGTGGCGGGCCGCCGCCGCCGACCGGGACCTCGACGCGGTGATGGCGTTGTTCGACACGGCGGCCCGGTTCGTCGACCGGCTGCCGGGTGCCCGGACCGAGGTCTTCCTCGACCACGTGCTCGGCCAGCAGTTGCCGGCCGACACCCTGGCGCCCGCCGGGGACCGGGGTGAGGCGGTCCGGCTGCTCACCGCGCACGCCGCCAAGGGCCTGGAGTGGGACGTGGTGGCGGTCGCCGGGGTGCAGGAGGGCGTCTGGCCGGACCTGCGGCTGCGCGGCAGCCTGCTCGGTTCGGAACGGCTGGTGGACGTGCTCAGCGGCCGCTCCGACGGGGCCGGGCTCAGCGCGTCGCTGGTGGCGCAGACCTCGGCGCTGCTCGACGAGGAACGTCGGCTGTTCTACGTGGCGGTGACCCGGGCCCGGCGGCGGCTGCTGGTGACGGCGGTCGCCTCCGCCGGGGTCGGCGGCCTGGACCACGAGGAGCAGCCGAGCCGGTTCCTGCACGAGCTGGGGGTGTCGGCGGTGGACGCCGACGGCGAGGAACCGGCGACGTTGCCGGTCGGCCGGCCGCCCCGGTCGTTGACCCTGCCGGCGCTGGTGGCGGAGCTGCGTACCGTCGTCACCGACCAGGCGGCGGCGCCGGCGCGCCGGCACGAGGCCGCGGCGGTGCTGGGCCGGCTGGCCGTCGCCGGGGTGCCCGGCGCCCACCCCGACGACTGGTGGGGGCTGCGGCCGTTGTCCGACGACCGGCCGCTGGTCGACGACGGTGAACCGGTGCGGGTCACCCCGTCGACCATGGAGAGCGCCCTGCGGTGCAGCCTGCGTTGGCTGCTGGAACGCCACGGCGGGCGGGGCGAGCCGAGCGCGGCGGCCGGGGTCGGCAACCTGGTGCACGCGGCGGCGATGCTCGCCGAGGACGCCAGCGTCGACCGGGCGAAACTGCTGGAGTACGTCGCCGCCCGGTTCGACGCGATCGACCTGGCGGCCCGCTGGATGGCCGGTCCGGAGCTGGCCCGCGCCGAAGGCATGGTGGACAAGCTGCTGCGCTGGCTGGCCGGCAACCCGCGCCGGCTGCTCGCCATCGAGCACGAGTTCACCGTACGGCTGGACGACCCGACCCGGCCGGTGGAGCTGACCGGTCGGGTGGACCGGCTGGAGGTCGACGCCGACGGCCGGCTCGTGGTGATCGACCTCAAGACCGGCAAGTCGACCGCGGTGACCGCCGCCGAGCTGGCCGAGCATCCGCAGCTGGGCGCCTACCAGGCGGCGGTCGAGGCGGGGGCGTTCGTCGAGTACGGCGACGACTCCGGTGGCGCCGCCCTGGTGCAGCTCGGCACCCCGGTGAAGGAGGCGAAGGAGCAGCAGCAGGAGCCGCTGGCCGACACCGACGACGCCGGCTGGGCGACGGCGATGGTCCGCCGCACGGCGCAGACGATGGCCGCCTCGACGTTCTCGGCGGTGGCCAACTCCTCCTGCCGGGTCTGCCCGGTGAAGACCAGCTGTCCGGTCTCCGGCAAGGGCCGGCAGGTCGTGGAACCACCGTCGGCCGGGCCGCCGCCCGGGGGGCCGCCGCCCGCCGGGCCGTCAGAGGAGCGCGGATGA
- a CDS encoding TIGR00730 family Rossman fold protein — protein sequence MTAIGVFCASSRTLDQRWLDLAAETGRELAARGHSLVSGGGCVGMMGALADGARAGGGYTLGVIPQTLVDLEVADTRSDELVVTDGMASRKTLMIEKSDAFVTLPGGLGTLDELFEVWTTAVLGLHRKPVVLVDPDGFYQGLLTWLSALADTAFVGRTALDLLIVVDSVPAALDAIESRLG from the coding sequence GTGACCGCGATCGGAGTCTTCTGCGCCTCGTCGCGCACACTCGACCAGCGCTGGCTGGACCTGGCCGCCGAGACCGGGCGGGAGTTGGCCGCGCGCGGCCACAGCCTGGTATCCGGTGGCGGCTGCGTCGGCATGATGGGGGCACTGGCCGACGGCGCCCGCGCGGGCGGCGGCTACACCCTGGGGGTGATCCCGCAGACCCTGGTCGACCTGGAGGTGGCCGACACCCGGTCCGACGAACTGGTCGTCACCGACGGTATGGCCAGCCGCAAGACGCTGATGATCGAGAAGTCGGACGCGTTCGTCACCCTGCCCGGTGGCCTGGGCACCCTCGACGAGCTGTTCGAGGTCTGGACCACCGCCGTGCTGGGGCTGCACCGCAAACCGGTCGTCCTGGTCGACCCGGACGGCTTCTACCAGGGCCTGCTGACCTGGCTGTCGGCGTTGGCCGACACCGCCTTCGTCGGGCGTACGGCGTTGGACCTGTTGATCGTCGTCGACTCGGTGCCGGCCGCGCTGGACGCCATCGAGTCCCGGCTCGGTTGA
- a CDS encoding TIGR00730 family Rossman fold protein → MDHRLNGPTAGDESVAPSDETLAAPAESGPERHRGAVTLRREAVRRGTADQGLLDSRARAQWQTKDSWRALRILSEFVEGFDTLADLPPAVSVFGSARSGPDSPECRLAEELGAALAAAGYAVITGGGPGVMEAANRGATTAGGVSVGLGIELPFEQGINEWVEVGINFRYFFARKTMFVKYAQAFVVLPGGFGTMDELFEALTLVQTGKVTRFPVVLMGTGYWAGLLDWLRDTMQEQGKIGAADLDLLCLTDDVNEAVRHIVDADAALAAEQASLRETASAQAAAERQADHRGPAGDHRPAG, encoded by the coding sequence ATGGACCATCGACTCAACGGGCCCACGGCAGGTGACGAATCGGTTGCGCCGTCGGACGAAACCCTTGCGGCGCCGGCGGAATCCGGCCCGGAACGGCATCGGGGTGCGGTGACGCTGCGCCGGGAGGCGGTCCGGCGCGGCACCGCCGATCAGGGCCTTCTCGATTCGCGGGCCCGGGCCCAATGGCAGACCAAGGACTCCTGGCGGGCGCTACGCATCCTGTCGGAGTTCGTCGAAGGGTTCGACACCCTGGCCGATCTGCCGCCGGCGGTCAGCGTATTCGGATCCGCCCGTAGCGGGCCGGACAGTCCGGAGTGCCGGCTCGCCGAAGAACTGGGCGCGGCGCTGGCCGCCGCCGGTTACGCGGTGATCACCGGCGGTGGTCCGGGCGTGATGGAAGCCGCGAACCGGGGAGCCACCACCGCCGGCGGGGTCTCGGTCGGGCTCGGCATCGAGTTGCCCTTCGAACAGGGCATCAACGAATGGGTCGAGGTCGGCATCAACTTCCGCTATTTCTTCGCCCGCAAGACGATGTTCGTCAAGTACGCGCAGGCGTTCGTGGTGCTGCCCGGTGGGTTCGGCACGATGGACGAGTTGTTCGAGGCGCTGACCCTGGTGCAGACCGGCAAGGTGACCCGCTTCCCGGTCGTCCTGATGGGCACCGGGTACTGGGCCGGCCTGCTCGACTGGCTGCGTGACACCATGCAGGAGCAGGGGAAGATCGGCGCGGCCGACCTCGACCTGCTCTGCCTGACCGACGACGTGAACGAGGCGGTGCGGCACATCGTCGACGCCGACGCGGCGCTCGCCGCCGAGCAGGCCTCGCTGCGTGAGACGGCGTCGGCGCAGGCCGCCGCCGAACGGCAGGCCGACCACCGGGGTCCGGCCGGTGATCACCGGCCGGCGGGATGA
- the dapE gene encoding succinyl-diaminopimelate desuccinylase encodes MDNPLTPEVLADPVTLTRALVDIESVSRNEQRIADCVEQVLAGVPWLTTRRYGNTVMARTELGRAQRVVLAGHLDTVPLADNFPSRVEGGSIHGCGTSDMKSGVAHALHLAVTVDAPRYDVTYLFYEAEEIDSRFNGLRLVAQAHPQWLAADFAVLHEPTYGLVEAGCQGTLRAMVVTTGRRAHSARSWRGVNAIHAAGEVLRRLGEYRAREVTIDGCHYREGLNAVRVEGGVAGNVIPDRCAVEVNFRFAPDRDEQQAQQHVREVFDGFAVEIVDCAGGALPGLTAAPAREFLDAVGQPAVAKLGWTDVARFAALGIPALNFGPGDPNLAHARDERVEIDKIREGAATLHRWLAPA; translated from the coding sequence ATGGACAACCCGCTGACCCCCGAGGTCCTGGCCGATCCGGTGACGCTGACCCGTGCGTTGGTCGACATCGAGTCGGTGTCGCGCAACGAGCAGCGGATCGCCGACTGCGTCGAGCAGGTGCTGGCCGGGGTGCCGTGGTTGACCACCCGACGGTACGGCAACACGGTGATGGCCCGTACCGAACTGGGCCGGGCGCAGCGGGTGGTGCTCGCCGGGCACCTGGACACGGTGCCGTTGGCGGACAACTTTCCGTCCCGGGTGGAAGGCGGGTCGATCCACGGCTGCGGCACCTCGGACATGAAGTCGGGGGTGGCGCACGCGCTGCACCTGGCCGTCACCGTGGACGCGCCCCGGTACGACGTGACGTACCTGTTCTACGAGGCCGAGGAGATCGACTCCCGGTTCAACGGGCTGCGCCTGGTGGCGCAGGCGCACCCGCAGTGGCTGGCCGCCGACTTCGCGGTGCTGCACGAGCCGACGTACGGCCTGGTCGAAGCCGGCTGCCAGGGCACGTTGCGGGCGATGGTGGTGACCACCGGTCGCCGGGCGCATTCGGCCCGGTCCTGGCGGGGCGTCAACGCCATCCACGCCGCCGGTGAGGTGCTGCGGCGGCTCGGGGAGTACCGGGCCCGCGAGGTCACCATCGACGGCTGCCACTACCGGGAAGGGCTCAACGCGGTCCGGGTCGAGGGCGGGGTCGCCGGCAACGTGATCCCGGACCGGTGCGCGGTCGAGGTCAACTTCCGGTTCGCCCCGGACCGTGACGAGCAGCAGGCGCAGCAGCACGTCCGGGAGGTCTTCGACGGTTTCGCGGTGGAGATCGTCGACTGCGCCGGCGGCGCGCTGCCCGGCCTGACCGCAGCCCCGGCGCGGGAGTTCCTCGACGCGGTCGGCCAGCCGGCGGTGGCCAAGCTGGGCTGGACGGACGTGGCCCGGTTCGCCGCGCTCGGCATCCCGGCATTGAACTTCGGCCCGGGGGACCCCAACCTGGCCCACGCCCGGGACGAGCGGGTGGAGATCGACAAGATCCGCGAGGGCGCCGCGACGCTCCACCGCTGGCTGGCCCCGGCGTGA
- the dapD gene encoding 2,3,4,5-tetrahydropyridine-2,6-dicarboxylate N-succinyltransferase, producing MTVSTQPAWGIGLATSTEQGQVLDTWFPARQLGLGERPPAPAGEPGELPAGVVGPRALPGLRTEVVVVEIGSLADPIKDVPDAYLRLHLLSHRLVRPNELNLDGIFGQLANVAWTSAGPCPPERVDELRIVERAAGRHLAVYGVDKFPRMTDYVVPSGVRIADADRVRLGAHLAAGTTVMHEGFCNFNAGTLGTSMVEGRIVAGVVVGDGSDVGAGASIMGTLSGGGTEKIRIGERSLLGANAGIGISLGDDCVVEAGCYVTAGSKVTLPDGRVVKARELSGVDGLLFWRNSVTGGLEARPRTGAGITLNAALHAND from the coding sequence GTGACGGTTTCGACGCAGCCCGCCTGGGGCATCGGCCTGGCCACCAGTACCGAGCAGGGACAGGTGCTGGACACCTGGTTCCCGGCCCGTCAGCTGGGCCTCGGGGAACGCCCGCCGGCACCGGCCGGTGAGCCCGGCGAGCTCCCTGCCGGCGTGGTCGGCCCACGCGCGCTGCCGGGGCTGCGTACCGAGGTCGTGGTGGTCGAGATCGGCTCGCTGGCCGACCCGATCAAGGACGTCCCCGACGCGTACCTGCGGTTGCACCTGCTGTCGCACCGACTGGTCCGGCCCAACGAGCTCAACCTGGACGGCATCTTCGGTCAGCTGGCCAACGTGGCCTGGACCTCCGCCGGGCCGTGCCCGCCGGAGCGGGTCGACGAGCTGCGGATCGTCGAGCGGGCCGCCGGGCGGCACCTGGCCGTGTACGGGGTGGACAAGTTCCCCCGGATGACCGACTACGTGGTGCCGTCCGGGGTGCGCATCGCCGACGCCGACCGGGTCCGCCTCGGCGCCCACCTGGCCGCCGGGACCACCGTCATGCACGAGGGCTTCTGCAACTTCAACGCCGGCACGTTGGGCACCTCGATGGTCGAGGGCCGGATCGTCGCCGGGGTCGTCGTCGGTGACGGCTCCGACGTCGGTGCCGGCGCCTCGATCATGGGCACCCTCTCCGGCGGCGGCACCGAGAAGATCCGGATCGGCGAACGCAGCCTGCTCGGCGCGAACGCGGGCATCGGCATCTCCCTCGGCGACGACTGCGTGGTCGAGGCCGGTTGCTACGTCACCGCCGGTTCAAAGGTCACCCTGCCCGACGGTCGGGTGGTGAAGGCGCGCGAGCTGTCCGGGGTCGACGGGCTGCTGTTCTGGCGCAACTCGGTGACCGGTGGGTTGGAGGCCCGCCCCCGCACCGGCGCCGGGATCACTCTCAACGCCGCCCTGCACGCCAACGACTGA